One Camarhynchus parvulus chromosome 26, STF_HiC, whole genome shotgun sequence genomic window carries:
- the LOC115913740 gene encoding LOW QUALITY PROTEIN: potassium voltage-gated channel subfamily A member 3-like (The sequence of the model RefSeq protein was modified relative to this genomic sequence to represent the inferred CDS: inserted 1 base in 1 codon) — protein sequence MDERRSLLYSPAASSAGRQPRGGSTSSHHNLGYTEQLPPAAPQPGPEQQEEEGEEGEEGSMTVVGGGGGGGGGDPLLEEPQHPPALLGGERYDQPPAPAVPAGQPAGAAEHECCERVVINISGLRFETQLKTLAQFPETLLGDPRKRMRYFDPLRNEYFFDRNRPSFDAILYYYQSGGRIRRPVNVPIDIFSEEIRFYQLGEEAMEKFREDEGFIREEQRPLPEKEFQRQVWLLFEYPESSGPARGIAIVSVLVILISIVIFCLETLPEFRDDHDYEGTGGXFGTGGGPLTPDVFTNSSSSPASMVSSFTDPFFVVETLCIIWFSFELLVRFFACPSKATFSKNIMNIIDIVAIIPYFITLGTELAERQGNGQQAMSLAILRVIRLVRVFRIFKLSRHSKGLQILGQTLKASMRELGLLIFFLFIGVILFSSAVYFAEADDPSSGFSSIPDAFWWAVVTMTTVGYGDMHPITIGGKIVGSLCAIAGVLTIALPVPVIVSNFNYFYHRETEGEEQAQYMHVGSCQHLSSSEEMKKARSNSTLSKSEYMVIEEGGINHSAFKQAAFKAGNCTTTNNPNCVNIKKIFTDV from the exons ATGGACGAGCGCCGGAGCTTGCTCTACTCTCCGGCCGCCTCCTCCGCCGGCCGGCAGCCGCGGGGCGGCTCCACGAGCAGCCACCACAACCTGGGCTACACCGAGCAGctgccccccgccgccccccagCCGGGCCCcgagcagcaggaggaagagggcgaagaaggggaggaaggcagcATGACCgtggtgggaggaggaggcggcggcggcggcggggaccCTTTGCTGGAGGAGCCCCAGCATCCCCCTGCGCTGCTCGGGGGGGAGCGCTACGATCAGCCCCCGGCGCCGGCCGTGCCCGCCGGGCAGCCCGCGGGCGCTGCGGAGCACGAGTGCTGCGAGCGCGTGGTCATCAACATCTCGGGGCTGCGCTTCGAGACCCAGCTCAAAACCCTGGCACAGTTCCCCGAGACGCTGCTGGGGGACCCCCGCAAGAGGATGCGTTACTTCGACCCCCTCCGCAATGAGTATTTTTTCGACCGCAACCGTCCCAGCTTTGACGCCATCCTCTACTACTACCAGTCGGGCGGGCGCATCCGGCGTCCCGTCAATGTCCCCATCGACATCTTCTCCGAGGAGATCCGCTTCTACCAGCTGGGggaggaggccatggagaagtTTCGGGAGGACGAGGGTTTCATTCGGGAGGAGCAGCGGCCGCTTCCCGAGAAGGAGTTTCAGCGCCAGGTGTGGCTCCTCTTTGAGTACCCCGAGAGCTCCGGGCCGGCCCGAGGCATTGCCATTGTCTCTGTCCTGGTCATCCTTATCTCTATTGTTATCTTCTGTCTGGAGACCTTGCCTGAATTCAGGGATGACCATGACTATGAGGGAACTGGGG CCTTCGGGACAGGCGGCGGCCCTCTCACACCTGATGTCTTCACCAACTCCTCATCCTCGCCTGCTTCCATGGTGTCATCCTTCACCGACCCTTTCTTTGTGGTAGAGACTTTGTGCATCATCTGGTTCTCCTTTGAGCTGCTGGTCCGTTTCTTTGCCTGCCCCAGCAAGGCCACCTTCTCCAAGAACATCATGAACATCATTGACATTGTGGCCATCATCCCCTACTTCATCACGCTGGGCACGGAGCTGGCTGAGCGGCAAGGCAACGGCCAGCAAGCCATGTCCTTGGCCATCCTCAGAGTCATCCGCCTCGTCAGGGTCTTCCGCATCTTCAAGCTCTCCCGGCACTCCAAGGGGCTGCAGATCCTGGGGCAGACCCTCAAGGCCAGcatgagggagctgggcttgctcatcttcttcctcttcattgGCGTCATCCTCTTCTCCAGCGCCGTTTACTTTGCGGAAGCCGATGACCCCAGCTCGGGGTTCAGTAGCATCCCCGATGCCTTCTGGTGGGCCGTGGTCACCATGACCACCGTGGGCTATGGGGACATGCACCCCATCACCATTGGGGGCAAGATCGTGGGTTCTCTGTGCGCCATCGCGGGGGTGCTGACCATCGCCCTGCCCGTGCCCGTCATCGTCTCCAATTTCAATTATTTCTACCACCGGGAGACGGAGGGTGAGGAACAAGCCCAGTACATGCATGTcgggagctgccagcacctctCGTCCAGCGAGGAGATGAAGAAGGCTCGCAGCAATTCCACCCTCAGCAAGTCCGAGTACATGGTGATTGAGGAAGGGGGGATCAACCACAGTGCATTCAAACAGGCTGCCTTTAAAGCAGGCAACTGCACAACCACAAACAATCCCAACTGTGTGAACATCAAAAAGATCTTTACGGATGtttaa